The Microvirgula aerodenitrificans DSM 15089 genome has a segment encoding these proteins:
- the parC gene encoding DNA topoisomerase IV subunit A: MNDLFEPAGTVPPAPPAPVADEAADHLPLDTYAERAYLEYAMSVVKGRALPEVADGQKPVQRRILYAMKEMGLSTGAKPVKSARVVGEILGKYHPHGDSSAYEALVRMAQDFTLRYPLIDGQGNFGSRDGDGAAAMRYTEARLTPIADLLLSEIDQGTVDFIPNYDGAFEEPQLLPARLPMVLLNGASGIAVGLATEIPPHNLTEVAAAAVALLKQPDLDTAALMAYVPGPDFPGGGRIITPPEDIRAAYEHGRGSVRVRACWEVEKLARGQWRIIVGQLPPGSSAQKVLAEIEDATNPKVKTGKKTLSQDQQNLKALMLSQLDRVRDESDNKHPVRLVFEPKSSRQNPDDFMTLLLAQTSMEQNVSLNLVMIGLDGRPRQKGLRAILSEWLSFRVDTVTRRLRHRLGKVDQRIHILEGRLLVFLRIDEVIHVIRESDEPKSELMAAFGLSEIQAEDILEIRLRQLARLEGFKLEKELDALREEGARLSHLLGDEEAKRALVIAEIEADAARYGDKRRSLLQPAEKAVLTQTVADEPITLILSRKGWIRARVGHSVDLESLSFKDGDGLHTVVETRTVWPVVVLDSQGRAYTVDAAEVPTGRGDGVPVTSLIEVQDGAQVAELVAAPEDARFVIAGSGGYGFVARMGDMVSRNKSGKGFLSLDGKETPLRPLPLPAATPAGALLAVGTSEARVLAFPLAELKPLAKGRGLMLVQLDDGETTTAVGIVSGAKATLTGTLRTGREDSFNIMLADYIGKRARRGKLLPKRWQISSIRDC, from the coding sequence ATGAACGATCTGTTCGAACCGGCCGGCACCGTCCCGCCGGCACCGCCGGCGCCGGTAGCCGACGAGGCCGCCGACCACCTGCCTCTCGACACCTACGCCGAGCGCGCCTACCTGGAATACGCGATGAGCGTGGTCAAGGGGCGTGCGCTGCCCGAAGTGGCCGACGGCCAGAAGCCGGTGCAGCGTCGCATCCTGTACGCGATGAAGGAAATGGGCCTGTCCACCGGCGCCAAGCCGGTCAAGTCGGCGCGCGTCGTCGGTGAAATCCTCGGCAAATACCACCCGCACGGCGACAGCTCGGCCTACGAGGCACTGGTGCGGATGGCGCAGGACTTCACGCTGCGCTACCCGCTGATCGACGGCCAGGGCAACTTCGGCAGCCGCGACGGCGACGGGGCTGCCGCGATGCGTTACACCGAGGCGCGGCTGACGCCGATCGCCGATCTGCTGCTGTCGGAAATCGACCAGGGCACGGTGGATTTCATCCCGAACTACGACGGCGCCTTCGAAGAACCGCAACTGCTGCCGGCGCGACTGCCGATGGTGCTGCTGAACGGCGCCTCCGGCATCGCCGTCGGGCTGGCGACGGAAATTCCGCCGCACAACCTGACCGAAGTCGCCGCCGCCGCCGTGGCGCTGCTGAAGCAGCCGGATCTGGATACCGCCGCGCTGATGGCCTACGTGCCGGGCCCGGACTTTCCGGGCGGCGGGCGCATCATCACCCCGCCGGAAGACATCCGCGCCGCCTATGAACACGGCCGCGGCTCGGTCCGCGTCCGCGCGTGCTGGGAGGTCGAGAAGCTGGCCCGCGGCCAGTGGCGGATCATCGTCGGCCAGCTGCCGCCGGGCAGCTCGGCGCAGAAAGTGCTGGCGGAGATCGAGGACGCGACCAATCCGAAGGTCAAGACCGGCAAGAAAACCCTGTCCCAGGACCAGCAGAACCTGAAGGCGCTGATGCTGAGCCAGCTCGACCGCGTGCGCGACGAGTCGGACAACAAGCATCCGGTGCGGCTGGTGTTCGAGCCGAAGTCCAGCCGGCAGAACCCGGATGACTTCATGACCCTGCTGCTGGCGCAGACCAGCATGGAACAGAACGTTTCGCTGAACCTGGTGATGATCGGGCTGGACGGCCGTCCGCGCCAGAAGGGGCTGCGTGCCATTCTGAGCGAGTGGCTGAGCTTCCGCGTCGATACCGTCACCCGCCGCCTGCGCCACCGGCTCGGCAAGGTCGACCAGCGCATCCACATTCTCGAAGGCCGGCTGCTGGTCTTCCTGCGCATCGATGAAGTGATCCACGTCATCCGCGAATCGGACGAGCCGAAGTCCGAACTGATGGCCGCATTCGGCCTCAGCGAGATCCAGGCCGAGGACATTCTCGAAATCCGCCTGCGTCAGCTGGCGCGGCTGGAAGGCTTCAAGCTGGAGAAGGAACTCGATGCGCTGCGCGAGGAAGGCGCGCGTCTGTCGCACCTGCTCGGCGACGAGGAGGCCAAGCGGGCACTGGTCATTGCCGAAATCGAGGCCGATGCGGCCAGGTACGGCGACAAGCGCCGCAGCCTGCTGCAGCCGGCGGAGAAGGCAGTACTGACCCAGACCGTGGCCGACGAGCCGATCACGCTGATCCTGTCGCGCAAGGGCTGGATCCGTGCCCGGGTCGGCCACAGCGTCGACCTGGAATCGCTGTCGTTCAAGGATGGCGACGGGCTGCATACCGTGGTCGAGACGCGCACGGTATGGCCGGTGGTGGTGCTGGACAGCCAGGGCCGCGCGTATACCGTGGATGCGGCCGAAGTGCCGACCGGCCGGGGCGACGGCGTGCCGGTCACGTCGCTGATCGAAGTGCAGGACGGGGCGCAGGTGGCCGAGCTGGTTGCCGCGCCGGAGGATGCCCGCTTCGTCATCGCCGGTTCCGGTGGCTATGGTTTTGTCGCCCGGATGGGCGACATGGTCAGCCGCAACAAGTCCGGCAAGGGCTTCCTGTCGCTGGACGGAAAGGAAACCCCGCTGCGGCCGCTGCCGCTGCCTGCCGCGACGCCTGCCGGCGCCCTGCTGGCGGTCGGGACCAGCGAGGCGCGGGTGCTGGCCTTCCCGCTGGCCGAGCTCAAGCCGCTGGCCAAGGGCCGTGGCCTGATGCTGGTACAGCTCGACGACGGCGAGACCACGACTGCCGTCGGCATCGTCAGCGGTGCCAAGGCGACGCTGACCGGCACGTTGCGGACCGGGCGCGAGGACAGCTTCAACATCATGCTGGCCGACTATATCGGCAAGCGTGCGCGGCGCGGCAAGCTGCTGCCGAAGCGCTGGCAGATCAGCTCGATCCGGGACTGCTGA
- a CDS encoding GNAT family N-acetyltransferase: MQTDWTVLTFPQLGVDNLYDLLQLRDQVFVVEQASIYGDLDGLDRPALHLLGRDGSGALVAYARLLPPGSKRDGEVAIGRVVIAPAGRGQGLGKQLMQLALDTAARHFPGTPLWLSAQVDKIGLYRQFGFVDQGDAYDDGGILHRDMCRPA, translated from the coding sequence ATGCAGACTGACTGGACCGTTCTGACTTTTCCGCAACTCGGCGTCGACAACCTGTACGACCTGCTGCAATTGCGCGACCAGGTATTCGTCGTCGAACAGGCGTCGATCTACGGCGACCTCGACGGCCTCGACCGCCCGGCGCTGCACCTGCTCGGTCGCGATGGCAGCGGCGCGCTGGTGGCCTATGCACGCCTGTTGCCGCCCGGCAGCAAGCGCGACGGCGAAGTCGCCATCGGTCGCGTGGTCATCGCCCCGGCCGGCCGGGGCCAGGGACTGGGCAAACAGCTGATGCAGCTTGCACTCGACACTGCTGCCCGCCACTTTCCGGGCACGCCGCTGTGGCTGTCGGCACAGGTCGACAAGATCGGCCTGTACCGCCAGTTCGGTTTCGTCGACCAGGGCGACGCCTATGACGACGGCGGCATCCTGCACCGGGACATGTGCCGTCCGGCCTGA
- a CDS encoding VOC family protein has translation MKLDQLDHVVLTVADIEQTCRFYSIVLGMDIVTFAERRKGLSFGTQKIDLHLHGHEFEPKADHPLPGSADLCFLTSVPIHDVIAHLDACGVTVVEGPVHRTGATGMLLSVYFRDPDNNLIEVANRDPSL, from the coding sequence ATGAAGCTGGACCAACTGGACCATGTGGTTCTCACCGTCGCCGATATCGAGCAGACCTGCCGTTTCTATTCGATCGTACTGGGCATGGACATCGTTACCTTCGCCGAGCGGCGCAAGGGGCTCAGTTTCGGCACGCAGAAAATCGACCTGCACCTGCACGGGCACGAATTCGAACCCAAGGCGGACCATCCGCTGCCGGGCTCGGCCGATTTGTGTTTCCTGACCTCGGTGCCGATCCACGATGTCATCGCCCATCTCGACGCCTGCGGCGTGACGGTGGTGGAAGGCCCGGTCCATCGGACCGGGGCGACCGGCATGCTGCTGTCGGTGTACTTCCGCGATCCGGACAACAACCTGATCGAGGTCGCCAACCGCGACCCGTCGCTGTAA
- a CDS encoding Maf family protein, producing MTAVHTLYLASASPRRKKILNQLGLMTARIRADIDESRHYGESPREYVVRLAREKAAAGWAVVEAEGLPARPLLAADTTVALGDEIFGKPADADEARRMLRRLSGTVHEVFTSVAVRLGGRVEVATSVSKVTFSVLSERQIDAYVASGEPMDKAGAYGIQGRAGLFVAYLEGSYSGVMGLPVHETGRLLATFGIDVLAA from the coding sequence ATGACTGCCGTGCACACTCTGTACCTCGCCAGCGCCAGCCCGCGACGAAAGAAAATCCTCAATCAGCTCGGCCTGATGACGGCGCGCATTCGCGCCGACATCGACGAGTCGCGCCATTACGGCGAAAGCCCGCGCGAGTACGTGGTGAGGCTGGCGCGGGAAAAGGCCGCAGCAGGCTGGGCGGTGGTCGAGGCCGAGGGCCTGCCGGCACGGCCGCTGCTGGCGGCGGACACCACGGTGGCGCTCGGCGACGAGATCTTCGGCAAGCCGGCCGATGCCGACGAGGCGCGCAGGATGCTGCGCCGCCTGTCGGGCACGGTGCACGAGGTGTTCACCTCGGTGGCGGTGCGGCTGGGCGGCCGGGTCGAGGTCGCCACCTCGGTCAGCAAGGTCACGTTCTCGGTGCTGAGCGAGCGGCAGATCGACGCCTACGTCGCCAGCGGCGAGCCGATGGACAAGGCCGGCGCCTACGGCATCCAGGGTCGGGCCGGACTGTTCGTCGCCTATCTGGAAGGCAGCTATTCCGGGGTGATGGGGCTGCCGGTCCATGAAACCGGACGTCTGCTGGCCACCTTCGGTATCGACGTGCTGGCGGCCTGA
- the rng gene encoding ribonuclease G: protein MSLKDHPTSQPIPLPTRDSMRLAEKILVNITPQETRVAVLEDNVVQELHIEREASRGIVGNIYLGRVKRVLPGMQSAFIEIGLERAAFLHIADILEQRQHPSEPQRIEKMLFEGQTVLVQVIKDPIGSKGARLSTQVSLAGRFLVHLPQEEHIGVSQKIEAETDRTSLKTRLESLLPEGSPRGYIIRTSAETASDDELAADIGYLSKLWTDIRARAETQPAQSLLYQDLPLSLRVLRDMVSEATEKVVVDSTENHGRMVEFAAQYVSQSLRKIERYAGERPLFELHGIESEIDKSLSRRVNLKFGGYLIIDQTEAMTTIDVNTGGFVGVKSFDDTIFKTNLEATHAIARQLRLRNLGGIIIVDFIDMDSEQHREAVLTELARALARDRTRVTLNGFTSLGLVEITRKRTRESLAHVLCESCPTCQGRGEIKTAQTVCYEILREVVRENRQFSARGFRILAAQPVIDLFLDEESQSLAMLADFVGKPVTLQVETEYPQEQFDVVLMSN, encoded by the coding sequence ATGTCGTTGAAAGACCACCCCACTTCACAGCCGATTCCGCTGCCGACGCGCGACAGCATGCGACTGGCGGAAAAGATCCTGGTCAACATCACCCCGCAGGAAACCCGCGTGGCGGTGCTGGAAGACAATGTGGTGCAGGAACTGCACATCGAGCGCGAGGCCAGCCGCGGCATCGTCGGCAATATCTATCTCGGCCGCGTCAAGCGCGTGCTGCCCGGCATGCAGTCGGCCTTTATCGAGATCGGTCTGGAACGCGCGGCGTTCCTGCATATCGCCGACATTCTCGAGCAGCGCCAGCACCCGAGCGAACCGCAGCGCATCGAAAAGATGCTGTTTGAAGGCCAGACCGTGCTGGTGCAGGTGATCAAGGACCCGATCGGCAGCAAGGGCGCGCGTCTCAGCACCCAGGTCAGCCTGGCCGGACGTTTCCTGGTCCACCTGCCGCAGGAAGAACATATCGGCGTTTCGCAGAAGATCGAAGCCGAAACCGACCGGACCAGCCTGAAAACCCGGCTGGAATCGCTGCTGCCGGAAGGCTCGCCGCGCGGCTACATCATCCGCACCAGCGCGGAAACCGCCAGCGACGACGAACTGGCGGCCGATATCGGCTACCTGAGCAAGCTGTGGACCGACATCCGCGCCCGGGCCGAAACGCAGCCGGCGCAGTCGCTGCTGTACCAGGACCTGCCGCTATCGCTGCGCGTGCTGCGCGACATGGTCAGCGAAGCCACCGAGAAGGTCGTTGTCGACTCGACGGAAAACCATGGCCGCATGGTCGAGTTCGCCGCCCAGTACGTGTCGCAGTCGCTGCGCAAGATCGAGCGCTATGCCGGAGAGCGACCGCTGTTCGAGCTGCACGGCATCGAAAGCGAGATCGACAAGTCGCTGTCGCGGCGGGTGAACCTGAAGTTCGGCGGCTACCTGATCATCGACCAGACCGAGGCGATGACCACCATCGACGTCAACACCGGCGGCTTCGTCGGGGTAAAGAGCTTTGACGACACCATCTTCAAGACCAATCTGGAAGCCACCCACGCCATCGCCCGGCAACTGCGGCTGCGCAATCTGGGCGGCATCATCATCGTCGACTTTATCGACATGGACAGCGAGCAGCACCGGGAAGCGGTGCTGACCGAACTGGCGCGTGCGCTGGCGCGCGACCGCACCCGGGTCACGCTGAACGGCTTCACCAGCCTCGGGCTGGTCGAAATCACCCGCAAGCGCACGCGGGAAAGCCTTGCCCACGTGCTGTGCGAATCCTGCCCGACCTGCCAGGGCCGGGGCGAGATCAAGACCGCGCAGACGGTGTGCTATGAAATCCTGCGCGAGGTGGTGCGGGAAAACCGCCAGTTCTCGGCCCGCGGCTTCCGCATTCTCGCCGCCCAGCCGGTCATCGACCTGTTCCTCGACGAGGAGTCGCAAAGCCTCGCCATGCTGGCCGATTTCGTCGGCAAGCCGGTCACGCTGCAGGTGGAAACCGAGTATCCTCAGGAACAATTCGACGTGGTCCTGATGTCGAACTGA
- a CDS encoding sodium-dependent transporter yields the protein MSTPSTQRDGFTSSFGVLAATLGSAVGLGNIWKFPYLTGANGGASFLVVYLLATLLVGLPVMIVEIMLGRRAKANAVTTLERLAPRGQPWWLIGAMGGLAAFLILAFYSEVAGWVFAYVFKSAAGHVLTTDPAVAGAAFEHMINSPFEALLWQWAVLVFIGAIILMGVSKGIEAVTKRLMPVLFLLLIAIGIRSMTLPGAMAGLHFLFAPDFSKITTATVLTALGLAFFKLSIGMGTMMTYGSYFRDDQNIPATATRVMLADLTVSILAGIAIFPAVFALGFKPEAGPSLLFITIPAVFANMPGGSVFLVVFFVLTAIASTGAMLSLLEVPVAVLSEKFGWSRIRAVVVSVLLLAALGSTAALSHSLLADVKPFGMTFFDLYDFLSSNIMLPLGGIGLAIFVGWVLGKNQTIDALSNGGVLANAGVVRVVVFLLRWVSPVLIALVMLKGLKDF from the coding sequence ATGTCTACCCCCTCTACTCAGCGCGACGGTTTCACGTCTTCGTTCGGCGTGCTGGCCGCGACCCTCGGCTCGGCCGTCGGTCTCGGCAATATCTGGAAATTTCCCTACCTGACCGGTGCCAATGGCGGCGCCAGCTTCCTGGTCGTCTACCTGCTGGCGACATTGCTGGTCGGCCTGCCGGTGATGATCGTCGAAATCATGCTCGGCCGGCGCGCCAAGGCCAATGCCGTGACCACGCTGGAACGCCTCGCGCCGCGCGGACAGCCGTGGTGGCTGATCGGGGCGATGGGCGGGCTTGCTGCCTTCCTGATCCTGGCTTTCTATTCCGAAGTGGCCGGCTGGGTGTTCGCCTACGTATTCAAGTCGGCGGCCGGCCATGTGCTGACGACCGACCCGGCCGTGGCCGGCGCCGCGTTCGAGCACATGATCAACAGCCCGTTCGAGGCGCTGCTGTGGCAATGGGCGGTGCTGGTGTTTATCGGTGCCATCATCCTGATGGGCGTGTCCAAGGGCATCGAAGCCGTCACCAAACGGCTGATGCCGGTGCTGTTCCTGCTGCTGATCGCCATCGGCATCCGCAGCATGACGCTGCCGGGCGCGATGGCCGGTCTGCACTTCCTGTTCGCGCCGGACTTCTCCAAGATCACCACCGCCACCGTGCTGACCGCACTGGGGCTGGCGTTCTTCAAGCTGTCGATCGGCATGGGCACGATGATGACCTACGGCAGCTATTTCCGTGACGACCAGAATATCCCGGCCACCGCGACCCGGGTCATGCTGGCCGACCTGACCGTCTCGATCCTCGCCGGCATCGCCATCTTCCCGGCCGTGTTCGCGCTGGGCTTCAAGCCGGAAGCCGGCCCGTCGCTGCTGTTCATCACCATCCCGGCCGTGTTCGCCAACATGCCGGGTGGCAGCGTGTTCCTGGTGGTGTTCTTCGTGCTGACCGCGATCGCCTCGACCGGGGCGATGCTGTCGCTGCTGGAAGTCCCGGTCGCCGTGCTGAGCGAGAAGTTCGGCTGGTCGCGCATCCGTGCCGTGGTGGTCAGCGTGCTGCTGCTGGCGGCGCTGGGCTCGACCGCCGCGCTGTCACACAGCCTGCTGGCCGACGTGAAGCCGTTCGGCATGACCTTCTTCGACCTGTACGACTTCCTCAGCTCGAACATCATGCTGCCGCTGGGCGGCATCGGCCTGGCGATCTTCGTCGGCTGGGTGCTCGGCAAGAACCAGACCATCGACGCGCTGTCGAACGGCGGCGTGCTGGCCAATGCCGGCGTGGTCAGGGTGGTGGTATTCCTGCTGCGCTGGGTGTCGCCGGTGCTGATCGCCCTGGTGATGCTGAAAGGGCTGAAGGACTTCTGA
- a CDS encoding YqiA/YcfP family alpha/beta fold hydrolase, producing MNTHILYLHGFLSSPASEKAMMLAGHMADRGLGHLFHAPLLPSEPLAAMLAIEAEIIDFEFEPFIMVGSSLGGYLAQIMAEKWNARAVLVNPAAYPYRHADEYVGIHTHHHTGEQVVVRREYFDILRQAEPARVTPSRYWLLTCTGDEVLDYRDGVERFAGCRQTLLDGGDHSFPQFGDYLDQILAFAAEEG from the coding sequence ATGAATACCCACATCCTCTACCTGCACGGCTTCCTGTCCAGCCCCGCGTCCGAAAAGGCGATGATGCTGGCCGGGCACATGGCTGACCGTGGACTCGGTCACCTGTTCCACGCCCCGCTGCTGCCGTCCGAACCGCTGGCGGCCATGCTGGCCATCGAAGCGGAGATTATCGACTTCGAGTTCGAGCCGTTCATCATGGTCGGGTCGAGCCTGGGCGGCTATCTGGCCCAGATCATGGCGGAGAAGTGGAATGCGCGCGCGGTGCTGGTCAATCCGGCCGCCTATCCGTACCGGCATGCGGATGAATATGTCGGCATCCACACCCACCATCACACCGGCGAGCAGGTCGTGGTGCGGCGCGAGTACTTCGACATCCTGCGCCAGGCGGAGCCTGCACGGGTCACGCCGTCGCGCTACTGGCTGCTGACATGCACCGGCGACGAAGTGCTCGACTACCGTGATGGCGTCGAGCGCTTCGCCGGTTGCCGCCAGACCCTGCTGGACGGCGGCGACCACAGTTTCCCGCAGTTCGGCGACTACCTGGACCAGATCCTCGCCTTCGCCGCCGAGGAAGGCTGA
- a CDS encoding nucleotidyl transferase AbiEii/AbiGii toxin family protein codes for MAEHFFSLSQEDRREALEHARARSGRPAHLLEKDIWVVWALCALFDSPSASDLTFKGGTSLSKVYRIIDRFSEDIDLTCDIRKLIPDLLAHHGELPASRSQADKWTRAVRDRLPCWITKDILPVLQQARERDHLDVQIEPGGQDNDKLLLRYPALTQGTGYVAPVVTLEFGGRATGEPHQIHHVTCDMAECLPDLTFPVAFPQVMSVSRTFWEKATAAHVFCAQGRIRGGRYARHWHDLAAIARSSHFTAAIADHEVAIAVARHKSHFFIEKDASGQIIDYVAAATGKLSIVPEKNARAALAEDYAAMLADEIMLGDALPFDELLEACADLEAKANEEACKLASGK; via the coding sequence GTGGCTGAACACTTTTTCAGCCTCAGCCAGGAAGACCGGCGTGAAGCGCTGGAACATGCCCGCGCCCGATCAGGCCGCCCGGCTCACCTGCTGGAAAAGGACATCTGGGTGGTCTGGGCGCTATGCGCTCTCTTCGACTCGCCCTCAGCAAGTGACCTGACCTTCAAGGGCGGTACTTCGCTCTCCAAGGTCTACAGGATTATCGACCGCTTCTCGGAAGACATCGACCTTACCTGCGACATCCGAAAGCTGATCCCGGATCTGCTTGCTCACCATGGAGAACTGCCGGCCAGCCGCAGCCAGGCCGACAAATGGACCAGGGCCGTCCGGGATCGCCTGCCCTGCTGGATCACAAAAGACATATTGCCCGTCCTTCAGCAAGCACGTGAGCGTGATCACCTTGACGTGCAGATCGAGCCCGGCGGCCAGGATAATGACAAACTGCTGCTGCGCTATCCTGCCTTGACGCAGGGTACGGGCTATGTGGCGCCGGTCGTCACGCTGGAGTTCGGCGGTCGTGCTACCGGAGAACCCCACCAGATACATCACGTTACCTGCGATATGGCCGAATGCCTGCCGGATCTCACCTTTCCGGTCGCTTTCCCGCAGGTGATGAGTGTCAGCCGGACCTTCTGGGAAAAGGCGACCGCAGCGCATGTGTTCTGCGCACAAGGGCGTATTCGAGGCGGACGGTATGCCCGGCATTGGCACGATCTGGCTGCGATTGCGCGAAGTTCCCATTTCACGGCAGCCATTGCCGATCATGAGGTGGCAATCGCTGTTGCCCGCCATAAATCGCACTTTTTTATTGAAAAAGATGCCAGCGGCCAGATCATTGACTATGTCGCAGCAGCTACAGGGAAGCTGAGCATCGTCCCCGAAAAAAACGCCCGGGCCGCTCTTGCCGAGGATTATGCGGCCATGCTTGCTGACGAGATCATGCTGGGCGACGCATTGCCTTTTGACGAGCTGCTAGAGGCATGCGCCGACCTGGAAGCAAAGGCAAACGAGGAAGCTTGCAAGCTCGCCAGCGGGAAATGA